From the genome of Treponema peruense:
GCATTTCTTCTGCTTTGCGGCATTTGCTGCAGTTTTTCTGGGTAACAAGGGTAAGAAAGCCTTTAGTCACTGTTTTTTGCCTCAAGACGGTTTACTTCATTTACAAATTCATCCAGGTCGTTAAAATGTTTGTAAACACTTGCAAATCTTATGTATGCGACTTTGTCTACATCGTGCAGTCTGTCAAGAACAAGTTCCCCCAGATCGGTGGTTGAAATTTCGCGCGTAGACTTGCCCTTTGTATAAGCCTGGTCTTCTATTTCATTTACAATCTGTTCAATCATTCCTGTAGAAACAGGACGTTTTTCAAGGGCTCTTTCTATTCCCTTCGAGAGTTTTTCAAGATCAAACGGTTCCCTGCGGCCGTCTCTCTTTATTACCATAAATGGTTTTTCTTCAATCCGTTCGTAGCTTGTAAAACGGTATCCGCAGCTTAGACATTCGCGTCTTCTTCTTATGCTTTCGCCGTTTGCCATTGTTCTGGACTCTATAACCTTGTCGTCAAGGCTTCCGCAGTATGGACAACGCATTTTGTACCTCGTAGATCAGGGTAGCCTATAAGGCCACCTTCCATAAAAAGTCAATGAGTAAATCTTCAGACACTTATTTTACTTGAGTTTTATATAACAATCAACCTGTGCTTTTGTGGCTTTCTTTTACTTCTTTTGACGCGCGGTTTTCTTTTGTTTGAGTCTCTGTACAGCTTCGTCTGCTTCTTTTTCAAGGGATTCGCTCGGGTAAAGGAGTGAGGCTGCCGCAGGGCGCAGTAAAAGTGCCAGAAGTGAAGTTGCTGCCGTCATTGCCGTGAAAATGAACGGTCCGGAACGGGCGGCCTGGGAAACAAGGCCTGTTCTGAAACATATGTACAGTGTAAGAAAAGCCGCGGCATAACCTGCAGCTGATGCAAGTACTGTTCTGGCAAATCTTTTTGTGCTGAATTTTTTTTCTGTAACATAGGGCGTTCCGGCACCCAGTCCTGAAACAAATGCGGCTGTAAAGGCTGCAAGAACGCAGGCGCAGTAGTCCTGTGAAAAGAATTTCAGTCCCGTAAGCGTACCTGTTCCAAGGACTGGAAGGCCTGCGCACTGTAATATTACCAAAAGCCCCAGCGCACCGGACCCCGTAAGTCTTCCAAGAACTGCGGCAACAGTTACTGCCGCCGGAACAAGAAATTCCGTACCGTAAACAGGCTGTATTTTTGAAGCCAGTGCACAAAGTACTGCAGCACCTGCCGTGGCCGAACTTCTTGCGAGTGTCATTTTTGCCGTCTGGTTCATTTTTTACTGTCCTTTTTTCCTATGGTTACCGTTATCTGTACAAAATGCGGCAGCGAAAGTTTTTTCTGTTCAAAAACGTTTTTTGCGGCTGACCATGCAAGGTACAAAAGAACTGCCGCCGCAGCAATGTACACAAGCCAGTCTCCTGCAACGGAATAAAGAGTCTTTGTGTATTTGTAGATGGGTACGCTGAATCCTACAGAAGCTTCTTCAAAAAGCGGAAGGTCTGCAATTATTTTGCCGTTAGGCGCAACTACCGCAGAATAGCCCGAGTTTGTGCATCTTACAAGAGTCGTCCTGTATTCGACTGAAAGAAAGCTTGCAATGATAAAATGCTGGTATTCGGCGGAGTCTGTCTTGGACCAAGAGTCGTTCGTAATGTTCATGAAGACTTCGCTTCCCATATTGTGCAGGCGACTGCTTACTGAGGGGAATGAGTCTTCAAAGCAGATTGGTGTTGTGAAACTTATAAAGTTTTTTGGGTTTTCGGCTTCGTTTACCGTGTATTCCTTTGTTTTTTTGGGGTCTGATCTTCCGTTTTTGTCCAGTTCAATTAACGATTCCTCTGGTCGGGCATAACTGAACGGTGCAGGCGTGTTTTTATTTTCCTTGATGGGAACTTTGAACAGCACGTACTGGAAGCCCGATGTAAGCCCCGAGTACATTCCCACTACGTCTTTCATAAATTTTTCCATAAGCGGGTTATCTGAATAGGGAATTTTTTCTGCAAAGGGAACCAGCTGTATCTTGCTGTAGTAACCCGAATATTTTCCGTCAGAGTCAAAAAGAATTGCGCTGTTTGCATATTTGTGCTTATCCCTGTCAAAAGTCGTTGTTCCGCCTATGATGAAGGGAGTGTCTGTCTTTTTTATAAAGTCAGAAAGGCTTTCATCCTGCGGGAATGTTTCGTACCTGAATCTTGCGCCGGGGAATGTTTTTGAAAGAACGCCTTCGCTCCAGAGTACAAGGTCTGTTTCGAGTCCGCGGTCGGAAAAGCTTTTTATTCCTTCGAGCGTGAGTTTTTTTGAGATTTCTATCGATTTCTGTTCTCCGCCTTCCCACGGGTCAATGTTCTGCTGGACAATTACTGTATTGAGTTTTTTTTCTGGAATGCGCGGCATAAAATACTGTACTGTTCCGTATGCAAAAACTGCCGCAAAGACAAGTGCCAGTGATTTTGCTTCGGTGCGGACTGTTCTGTGTTCCGTAATTGAAGTGACTGCTTCTGCGGCAAGGGATGATGAAAGTGCAAAAAGAAGCGTTATTCCCCAGACGCCTGTAAGGTCTGCTATCTGGATTACAGGTTTCAATGCGTATGAAGACATGAAAAGTGTTCCCCACGGATAGCCGAGTGCTCCTGTTGACTTTATATATTCGTAGAGTGTCCAGACGGCCGAAAACCACAGCATTCTTTTTGTTGCGCCCGTTTTGTTTAAGCCGGAACATTCTGCCATTTTTTGTGTTTCTGTAAGAGAAGCGGGGTATGCGTGCATTATTATTCCCATTAAGGCGCCTTCAATGGCTGTTCCCAGTGCGCTTGCCCCGAGTGTAAAGACTGCAA
Proteins encoded in this window:
- the nrdR gene encoding transcriptional regulator NrdR — protein: MRCPYCGSLDDKVIESRTMANGESIRRRRECLSCGYRFTSYERIEEKPFMVIKRDGRREPFDLEKLSKGIERALEKRPVSTGMIEQIVNEIEDQAYTKGKSTREISTTDLGELVLDRLHDVDKVAYIRFASVYKHFNDLDEFVNEVNRLEAKNSD
- the lnt gene encoding apolipoprotein N-acyltransferase — its product is MIRVILQVFCAIFSAFMEALSISNEITNAGSPLLGLFCLLPLYIAVYRAKSYRESFYIMGLQILVTHLLSSYWLANFHGFAVFTLGASALGTAIEGALMGIIMHAYPASLTETQKMAECSGLNKTGATKRMLWFSAVWTLYEYIKSTGALGYPWGTLFMSSYALKPVIQIADLTGVWGITLLFALSSSLAAEAVTSITEHRTVRTEAKSLALVFAAVFAYGTVQYFMPRIPEKKLNTVIVQQNIDPWEGGEQKSIEISKKLTLEGIKSFSDRGLETDLVLWSEGVLSKTFPGARFRYETFPQDESLSDFIKKTDTPFIIGGTTTFDRDKHKYANSAILFDSDGKYSGYYSKIQLVPFAEKIPYSDNPLMEKFMKDVVGMYSGLTSGFQYVLFKVPIKENKNTPAPFSYARPEESLIELDKNGRSDPKKTKEYTVNEAENPKNFISFTTPICFEDSFPSVSSRLHNMGSEVFMNITNDSWSKTDSAEYQHFIIASFLSVEYRTTLVRCTNSGYSAVVAPNGKIIADLPLFEEASVGFSVPIYKYTKTLYSVAGDWLVYIAAAAVLLYLAWSAAKNVFEQKKLSLPHFVQITVTIGKKDSKK